From a region of the Alnus glutinosa chromosome 1, dhAlnGlut1.1, whole genome shotgun sequence genome:
- the LOC133877233 gene encoding serine carboxypeptidase-like 50, whose product MESTGPYAVNLLLRLLILFLFSFHRIPASSSPTSTPPFPKEALPTRSGYLPVNPTTGSAIFYAFYEAQKPISPLSQTPLLIWLQGGPGCSSMIGNFYELGPWRVNFHKAKSDPLALEPNPGSWNRIFGLLFLDNPIGTGFSISSTPEEIPRDQSSVAKHLFAAIASFIESDQSLKSRPIYITGESYAGKYVPAIGYYIIRKNAELPASERVNLAGVAIGNGLTDPVIQVGTHAVNAYFSGLINKRQKSELEKAQWEAVGLTKSRNWTEATDARTRVLRLLGNMTGLATLNDFSRKVPYNDELVTEFLQNDEAKRALGVNESMVFELCSDVVGDALQEDVMKSVKYMVEFLVKQSKVMLYQGHFDLRDGVVSTEAWVKTMKWEGIEEFLMTERKVWKVNGELAGYVQQWGNLSNVVVLGAGHLVPTDRALNSQAMIEDWVLERGLFGFGYHQHQGEGENLSSNLRPPMY is encoded by the coding sequence ATGGAATCAACAGGCCCCTACGCCGTCAACCTTCTCCTCCGCCTCctcatcctcttcctcttctccttcCACCGCATCCCAGCTTCATCGTCACCCACTTCGACCCCTCCATTTCCAAAGGAAGCTCTCCCCACCAGATCAGGCTACCTCCCCGTCAACCCCACCACCGGTTCCGCCATTTTCTATGCTTTCTACGAAGCCCAGAAACCCATTTCACCGCTCTCCCAAACCCCTCTTCTTATTTGGCTCCAGGGCGGCCCTGGCTGCTCCTCCATGATCGGCAACTTCTACGAGCTCGGCCCCTGGCGCGTCAACTTTCACAAGGCCAAGTCCGACCCACTTGCTCTTGAACCCAATCCAGGCTCTTGGAACCGCATATTCGGCCTTCTTTTCCTCGATAATCCGATTGGAACCGGGTTTAGTATTTCCTCCACACCCGAAGAAATCCCCAGAGACCAATCTTCTGTCGCCAAGCATCTTTTCGCTGCGATCGCTTCGTTTATTGAATCGGACCAGTCGCTTAAGTCTCGTCCGATATATATTACTGGCGAGAGCTATGCGGGGAAGTATGTTCCAGCAATTGGTTACTATATTATCAGGAAGAATGCCGAGTTGCCGGCGTCTGAGCGGGTGAACTTAGCAGGCGTTGCTATTGGAAACGGGTTGACCGACCCGGTGATCCAGGTGGGTACTCATGCTGTGAATGCTTACTTTTCCGGTCTGATCAATAAGAGGCAGAAGAGTGAGCTGGAGAAGGCGCAATGGGAGGCGGTTGGGCTGACAAAATCAAGGAATTGGACAGAGGCGACAGATGCTCGAACCAGAGTCTTGCGTTTGCTTGGAAACATGACAGGATTGGCAACATTGAATGATTTTAGTCGAAAAGTTCCTTACAATGATGAACTGGTGACGGAGTTCTTACAAAACGATGAGGCGAAGAGGGCGCTAGGGGTGAACGAATCGATGGTTTTTGAGCTGTGCAGCGACGTGGTTGGGGACGCACTGCAGGAGGATGTGATGAAGAGCGTGAAATACATGGTGGAGTTCTTGGTGAAACAGAGCAAGGTAATGTTGTATCAAGGGCATTTTGATTTGAGGGATGGAGTGGTATCAACGGAGGCTTGGGTGAAGACGATGAAATGGGAGGGAATCGAGGAGTTCTTAATGACGGAGAGGAAGGTTTGGAAGGTGAATGGAGAGCTTGCTGGGTATGTGCAGCAGTGGGGGAATCTGAGTAATGTTGTGGTTTTAGGGGCAGGGCATCTTGTGCCTACTGATCGGGCGTTGAATTCTCAGGCGATGATAGAAGACTGGGTGTTGGAGAGGGGGTTGTTTGGCTTTGGGTATCATCAACATCAAGGGGAGGGAGAGAATTTGTCATCAAACTTGAGGCCTCCAATGTACTAG